The following are encoded in a window of Pseudalgibacter alginicilyticus genomic DNA:
- a CDS encoding NifU family protein, translating to MTSEEIKINVEKALNEIRPFLQSDGGDISLLSIEDDKLVRVKLLGACVGCSVNQMTLKSGVEMTIKKYVPQIEQVINVS from the coding sequence ATGACTTCAGAAGAGATAAAAATTAATGTAGAAAAAGCACTAAACGAAATTCGACCTTTCTTGCAAAGTGATGGTGGCGATATTTCGTTATTATCTATAGAGGATGATAAATTGGTAAGGGTGAAATTGTTAGGTGCCTGTGTTGGTTGTAGTGTCAACCAAATGACGTTAAAATCAGGTGTAGAAATGACAATAAAAAAATATGTACCTCAGATAGAGCAGGTAATTAATGTAAGTTAA
- a CDS encoding HEPN domain-containing protein, translating to MENDAYKYLVDAAQKLNQADKELFKPEEDIVTYLVCKNSQFAIENYLRGYLTKKGIETFKYKTIDSLYEQCKKINKGFEKVNLSDFNCKNQDTDTKFCNDISKVSKCYEIANNLDTFLRKEKVI from the coding sequence ATGGAAAATGATGCCTATAAGTATTTAGTAGATGCTGCTCAAAAATTAAATCAGGCAGATAAAGAATTATTTAAACCAGAAGAAGATATTGTAACTTATTTGGTATGTAAAAATTCGCAATTTGCTATAGAAAATTATTTAAGAGGCTATCTTACAAAAAAAGGTATAGAAACCTTTAAATATAAAACTATTGATAGTCTTTATGAACAATGTAAAAAAATTAATAAGGGTTTTGAAAAAGTAAACCTATCCGATTTTAACTGTAAAAATCAAGATACCGATACCAAATTCTGTAATGATATTTCAAAAGTTAGCAAATGTTATGAAATAGCTAACAATTTAGACACTTTCCTTAGAAAGGAAAAAGTTATTTAA
- the nifJ gene encoding pyruvate:ferredoxin (flavodoxin) oxidoreductase produces MMKKFPKLICDANEAVAKVAHKTNEVCAIYPITPASPMGEHVDVYSSNGEKNIWDNIPRIVEMQSEGGAAGAVHGSLLTGALTTTFTASQGLLLMIPNMYKMAGELLPSVIHVAARTIATHALSIFGDHSDVMAARQTGFAMLFGGSVQEAHDFALISQVATLKSRVPFLNIFDGFRTSHEISKIDGIPDDVIIAMMPEDKIMEHKKRSLDPDHPVIRGTSQNPDVFFQAREAANTYYEKVPGIVEETMDEFYKHTGRKYSLFYYEGHPEAERVIILMGSGEGAARETVEAMVKNDEKVGVIFVRLFRPFSIKHFVDELPETVKKIAVLDRTKEPGSVGEPLYQDVLTALLESNREMPIIVGGRYGLSSKEFTPQMVKGVYDELLDDKPKNHFTVGINDDVTFTSLPIDDSFKIESKTFNCMFYGLGSDGTVGANKNSIKIIGETTDNYVQGYFVYDSKKAGAQTISHLRFGPNHIYSSYLIDKADFIASHQFNFIEKYNMVKDLKQGGTFLLNSPYSKDEIWNYLPKRLQKEIIDKDINFYIVDASKVADASNLGKRTNTVLQTCFFAISGVLPKDDAIKKIKDAIVKSYSHKGERIVKMNFTAVDNALANLHKVEYPKVVSSEKELQTAMHNAPSGFVTEVLEKILGGFGDELPVSAFPVDGTFPTGTSQYEKSGIADTIPVWDDVNLCTQCNKCVAICPHAAIRAKVVSNNELSNAPASLQSAAAKGRPFNKEEESYILQVSPQDCTGCDLCVAVCPAVSKEDENFKAINMHKKLEVENVEDINWDYFIELPDYNRAALQITNVKGSQFLEPLFEFSGACSGCGETPYVKLLTQLYGDSIIIANATGCSSIYGGNLPTTPYKTNEFGRGPAWANSLFEDNAEFGLGMKLALSKKQEIAINLLKSIENEVGTELVEAILNNPEKNETERAENFKNLDQLKIKLASIDNEKAKKLSQLTEYLRKKSVWILGGDGWAYDIGYGGVDHILASGEDINIMVLDTEVYSNTGGQTSKATPLGASAKFSVSGKRTSKKSLALQAVSYENVYVAQIAIGAKDLQTLKAIEEAEAYPGPSIIIAYSHCGEHGYDLALGTSQQEKAVESGYWPLFRFNPSKPKGKKFSLDSKAPTLPLKDFMYNETRFTRVVKENADLGDQLLEQAQTEVNTKWERLELYRDM; encoded by the coding sequence ATGATGAAAAAATTTCCAAAACTAATTTGTGATGCTAATGAGGCCGTAGCTAAAGTTGCTCATAAAACAAATGAGGTGTGTGCCATTTACCCTATCACACCCGCATCTCCTATGGGAGAACACGTAGATGTTTATAGCTCAAACGGAGAAAAAAACATATGGGACAATATTCCTAGAATTGTAGAAATGCAGAGTGAAGGTGGTGCCGCTGGAGCAGTACACGGCTCTTTACTGACTGGAGCTTTAACCACCACATTTACAGCTTCACAAGGTTTGCTTCTTATGATTCCTAACATGTATAAAATGGCAGGTGAATTATTACCTTCTGTTATACATGTAGCAGCAAGAACCATTGCGACACATGCACTGTCTATTTTTGGTGATCATTCCGATGTTATGGCTGCAAGACAAACAGGGTTTGCTATGTTATTTGGAGGTTCAGTTCAAGAAGCTCATGATTTTGCACTCATATCACAGGTAGCGACATTAAAATCTAGAGTTCCTTTTCTAAATATTTTTGATGGATTTAGAACTTCGCACGAGATTTCAAAGATTGATGGAATTCCTGATGACGTTATTATTGCAATGATGCCAGAGGACAAAATTATGGAACATAAAAAACGATCATTAGATCCTGATCATCCTGTAATACGAGGTACATCACAAAATCCAGACGTTTTCTTCCAAGCAAGAGAAGCTGCCAATACTTATTATGAAAAAGTTCCTGGTATTGTTGAAGAAACTATGGATGAATTTTACAAACACACAGGCCGAAAATATAGTTTATTCTATTATGAAGGACATCCTGAAGCAGAGCGCGTAATTATACTTATGGGTTCTGGCGAAGGTGCTGCAAGAGAAACTGTTGAAGCCATGGTGAAAAACGATGAAAAAGTAGGCGTTATATTTGTTCGTTTATTCAGACCATTTTCTATCAAACATTTTGTAGATGAATTACCTGAAACTGTTAAAAAAATTGCAGTACTTGATAGAACAAAAGAGCCAGGAAGTGTTGGAGAACCTCTATATCAAGATGTCCTTACAGCATTGCTTGAAAGCAATAGAGAAATGCCTATTATTGTTGGGGGTCGTTATGGATTATCTTCAAAAGAATTTACACCACAAATGGTAAAAGGTGTTTATGACGAATTATTAGACGACAAACCTAAAAATCATTTCACAGTTGGTATTAATGATGATGTTACTTTTACCAGCTTGCCAATTGATGACTCGTTTAAAATTGAAAGCAAAACATTTAATTGCATGTTTTATGGTTTAGGATCTGATGGTACTGTAGGTGCTAATAAAAATTCTATCAAAATTATTGGAGAAACAACAGATAATTATGTACAAGGATATTTTGTATACGACTCTAAAAAAGCTGGTGCACAAACCATTTCGCATTTACGATTTGGCCCTAACCACATATATTCATCATACTTAATTGATAAAGCTGATTTTATTGCAAGTCATCAATTCAATTTTATTGAAAAATACAATATGGTTAAAGATTTAAAACAAGGGGGAACTTTTCTTTTAAATTCACCATATTCTAAGGATGAAATCTGGAATTATTTACCTAAAAGATTACAAAAAGAAATTATTGATAAGGACATAAATTTCTATATAGTAGATGCAAGTAAAGTAGCTGATGCTTCAAATCTTGGTAAACGAACAAATACTGTTTTACAAACTTGTTTCTTTGCTATCTCTGGTGTTTTACCTAAAGATGACGCTATTAAAAAAATTAAAGATGCTATTGTTAAATCTTATTCTCATAAAGGAGAGCGTATTGTCAAAATGAATTTTACGGCTGTTGATAATGCTTTAGCAAATCTTCATAAGGTAGAATATCCAAAAGTAGTTTCTAGTGAAAAAGAGTTACAAACTGCCATGCATAATGCACCATCAGGCTTTGTAACGGAAGTATTAGAAAAAATTCTTGGTGGATTTGGAGATGAACTTCCTGTAAGTGCCTTTCCTGTTGATGGCACCTTTCCAACTGGAACTTCTCAATACGAAAAGAGTGGCATTGCTGATACTATTCCTGTTTGGGATGATGTGAATTTATGTACACAATGTAATAAATGTGTAGCTATTTGTCCACATGCTGCTATTAGAGCTAAAGTAGTTAGTAACAACGAATTATCAAATGCACCTGCATCATTACAATCTGCAGCTGCAAAAGGACGACCTTTTAACAAAGAAGAAGAATCCTATATACTTCAAGTATCACCTCAAGACTGTACAGGTTGTGATTTATGTGTAGCTGTTTGTCCTGCTGTTAGTAAAGAAGATGAAAACTTTAAAGCTATCAACATGCACAAAAAACTTGAGGTTGAAAATGTTGAAGATATTAATTGGGATTACTTTATTGAGTTACCTGATTACAACAGAGCAGCACTACAAATTACAAATGTAAAAGGCTCGCAATTTTTAGAACCTTTATTTGAGTTCTCTGGCGCATGTTCAGGTTGTGGTGAAACACCATATGTAAAACTATTAACCCAATTATATGGCGATAGTATTATAATTGCCAATGCAACGGGATGCTCTTCTATTTACGGAGGAAATTTACCAACTACTCCATATAAAACCAATGAATTTGGTAGAGGACCTGCTTGGGCAAACTCATTATTTGAAGATAATGCCGAGTTTGGTTTAGGTATGAAATTAGCACTAAGTAAAAAACAGGAAATAGCAATTAACCTTCTCAAATCCATTGAAAATGAAGTGGGAACAGAATTAGTAGAAGCAATTCTTAATAATCCTGAAAAAAATGAAACTGAAAGAGCTGAAAATTTCAAAAATCTCGACCAACTAAAAATAAAATTAGCAAGTATTGATAATGAAAAAGCTAAAAAACTTTCTCAACTTACCGAATATCTGCGTAAAAAATCAGTATGGATTTTAGGTGGCGATGGTTGGGCTTATGATATTGGCTATGGAGGTGTCGATCATATTTTAGCATCTGGTGAAGACATAAATATTATGGTTTTGGATACCGAAGTTTATTCTAATACTGGTGGTCAAACTTCAAAAGCAACACCATTAGGCGCAAGTGCAAAATTCTCAGTATCTGGTAAACGAACTAGTAAAAAGAGCTTAGCACTACAAGCTGTTTCTTATGAAAATGTATATGTTGCTCAAATTGCTATAGGAGCTAAAGATCTTCAAACACTTAAAGCCATTGAAGAAGCAGAAGCTTACCCTGGACCATCTATTATTATTGCTTACTCTCATTGTGGTGAGCATGGATATGATTTGGCTCTTGGAACATCACAGCAAGAAAAAGCTGTAGAAAGCGGATATTGGCCGTTGTTTAGATTTAATCCTTCTAAACCTAAAGGCAAGAAATTTAGCTTAGATTCTAAAGCACCTACACTTCCTCTTAAAGACTTTATGTATAACGAAACACGTTTTACGAGAGTAGTTAAAGAAAATGCAGATTTAGGTGATCAACTTTTAGAACAAGCTCAAACAGAAGTTAATACCAAATGGGAACGACTGGAACTTTACAGAGACATGTAA
- a CDS encoding 4Fe-4S dicluster domain-containing protein, with translation MAIIITDECINCDACLAECPNNAIYEPAQEWAYADETALSGITNLPNGEEIDADAMNEPISEDFYFIVPDKCTECKGFHDEPQCASVCPVDCCILDENYVESEEALLEKKAWLHAE, from the coding sequence ATGGCGATAATAATAACCGATGAATGCATTAACTGTGATGCCTGTCTTGCAGAGTGTCCAAACAATGCAATCTATGAACCAGCTCAAGAATGGGCTTATGCAGATGAAACTGCTTTAAGTGGAATTACTAACCTTCCAAATGGAGAAGAAATAGATGCTGACGCAATGAACGAACCAATCTCCGAAGATTTTTACTTTATTGTACCAGATAAATGTACAGAATGTAAAGGCTTTCATGACGAACCTCAATGTGCTTCTGTCTGCCCTGTAGACTGTTGCATATTAGATGAAAACTATGTTGAAAGTGAGGAAGCTTTATTAGAGAAAAAAGCTTGGCTTCACGCTGAATAA
- a CDS encoding electron transport complex protein RnfA — translation MDYVIILIAAVFVNNIVLSQFLGICPFLGVSNKVSTSVGMSGAVLFVMTIATTVTYLLHEYILVPVGLNYLRTITFILVIAALVQMVEIILKKVSPPLYQALGVFLPLITTNCAVLGVAILALGLDNSSLIKAVFFAVSNSIGFALALIVFASIREQLELANIPEGMKGVPINLLVAGLLSLAFLGFTALV, via the coding sequence ATGGATTATGTAATTATACTCATAGCAGCCGTATTTGTAAATAATATTGTATTATCACAATTTTTAGGCATTTGTCCTTTTTTAGGTGTTTCCAATAAAGTATCTACTTCTGTAGGAATGTCTGGTGCCGTTTTGTTTGTAATGACTATTGCCACTACGGTAACCTATTTATTACACGAATATATATTAGTCCCCGTTGGATTAAATTATTTAAGAACCATCACCTTTATATTGGTAATTGCAGCATTAGTACAAATGGTTGAAATTATTTTAAAAAAGGTAAGTCCTCCATTATATCAAGCTTTGGGAGTTTTTCTTCCATTAATTACTACTAACTGCGCGGTATTAGGTGTTGCTATTTTAGCCTTAGGCTTGGATAATTCTAGCCTTATCAAAGCTGTATTCTTTGCTGTTTCAAACTCCATTGGATTTGCATTAGCCTTAATAGTTTTTGCTAGCATTAGAGAACAGTTGGAACTTGCTAACATCCCTGAAGGTATGAAAGGCGTACCTATTAATTTGTTAGTTGCTGGACTTTTATCCTTAGCTTTTTTAGGATTTACAGCCTTAGTTTAA
- a CDS encoding RnfABCDGE type electron transport complex subunit E, with protein MAETINKKQIFLKGIIKDNPIFVMLLGMCPTLGVTSSAFNGLGMGIATLFVLLMSNIVVSLVKSQIPSKVRIPAFIIIIASFVTIVEMVLEAFIPFLYEQLGIFIPLIVVNCLILGRAESFASKNNVMASILDALGMGLGFVLALTLLGAVREILGSGSLFGLSFVAENANTFILFILPPGAFIALAYLTGIFNKLTTKTT; from the coding sequence ATGGCTGAAACAATAAATAAAAAACAAATTTTCTTAAAAGGTATCATAAAGGACAACCCAATTTTCGTGATGCTTTTAGGCATGTGTCCTACTTTGGGGGTTACCTCATCAGCCTTTAACGGTTTAGGAATGGGAATTGCAACATTGTTTGTATTATTAATGTCAAACATTGTGGTGTCATTAGTTAAAAGTCAAATACCGAGTAAAGTAAGAATTCCTGCATTCATAATAATAATAGCATCCTTTGTTACCATTGTTGAAATGGTTTTAGAAGCTTTCATTCCATTCTTATACGAACAATTGGGAATTTTTATCCCTCTAATTGTAGTAAACTGTTTGATATTGGGAAGAGCTGAGTCTTTTGCTTCAAAAAATAATGTTATGGCTTCTATTTTAGATGCATTAGGTATGGGATTGGGGTTTGTATTAGCACTAACTCTTTTAGGAGCTGTTAGAGAAATATTAGGAAGTGGTAGTTTATTTGGATTGTCATTTGTAGCAGAGAATGCCAATACCTTTATACTATTTATTTTACCACCTGGCGCATTCATAGCTTTGGCGTATCTAACTGGAATTTTCAATAAATTAACTACTAAAACTACTTAA
- a CDS encoding RnfABCDGE type electron transport complex subunit G — MSKKESTFLSMVVSLLLITLISGFALGFVNDLTIEPKAKAKLEKKINAIKLVLPEFDNNPVEDFIKIKTEFSKDSIEIYPAFKNNQFVGAAVISHSEKGFSGLIKLMVGFKTDGTIQNIEVLEQKETPGLGTKMKDESFLQQFRGKNASKFNLKVKKDGGEVDALTGATITTRAFSESTQMANDIFINNIEVINQPNH, encoded by the coding sequence ATGAGTAAAAAAGAATCAACATTTTTAAGTATGGTGGTATCTCTTTTATTGATAACACTTATTTCTGGTTTCGCCTTAGGTTTTGTAAACGATTTAACTATTGAACCAAAAGCGAAGGCAAAATTAGAAAAGAAGATAAATGCTATAAAATTAGTATTACCTGAATTTGACAATAACCCCGTAGAAGATTTTATTAAAATTAAAACAGAATTTTCAAAAGACAGCATTGAAATATATCCCGCTTTTAAAAACAACCAATTTGTTGGTGCTGCTGTTATTAGTCATTCAGAAAAGGGCTTTAGTGGATTGATAAAACTTATGGTTGGTTTTAAAACAGATGGAACCATTCAAAACATAGAAGTTTTGGAACAAAAAGAAACACCTGGATTGGGAACAAAAATGAAAGACGAATCATTTTTACAACAATTTAGAGGTAAAAATGCTTCCAAATTTAATTTAAAAGTAAAAAAAGATGGTGGTGAAGTAGATGCTTTAACTGGAGCTACAATAACCACAAGAGCATTTAGTGAGTCTACACAAATGGCTAATGACATTTTTATAAATAATATTGAAGTCATCAATCAACCAAATCATTAA
- a CDS encoding RnfABCDGE type electron transport complex subunit D produces the protein MSAQPIIVSASPHVHSDRTSKKLMYDVVIALIPAFLVSIYVFGFNALIVTAIAVSSCILFEYLIQKFLLKTEVTITDGSALLTGILLAFNLPSSLPIWMIIVGSLVAIGVAKLSFGGLGFNIFNPALVGRVFLLVSFPVQMTMWPTAIENNTTLIDAVTGATPLGVIKEGLQFGETMTEISTKIPSTINMLFGFTGGSLGEMSALALLIGGLYLIIRKVISWHIPITLLVTTAVFTGVFWLIDPEHYANPIIHLLSGGIILGAFFMATDLVTSPMTKKGMIVFALGIGIITVLIRLFGAYPEGISFAILIMNAFVPLINKYFKPRRFGTKIKSKIV, from the coding sequence ATGAGCGCTCAACCAATCATCGTATCAGCTTCACCTCATGTTCACTCAGATAGAACATCAAAAAAACTCATGTATGATGTCGTTATTGCATTAATACCTGCATTTTTAGTCTCTATTTATGTTTTTGGGTTCAATGCTTTAATAGTAACAGCAATAGCTGTGTCCTCATGTATATTATTTGAATATCTAATCCAGAAATTTCTTTTAAAAACAGAGGTAACCATAACTGATGGTTCTGCATTACTCACTGGAATTTTATTGGCTTTTAATTTACCTTCAAGCCTACCTATATGGATGATTATTGTTGGTTCTTTAGTGGCCATAGGTGTTGCTAAATTGTCTTTTGGGGGGTTAGGTTTTAATATTTTTAATCCTGCCTTAGTTGGTCGAGTATTTTTATTGGTTTCATTTCCTGTGCAAATGACAATGTGGCCAACTGCTATTGAAAATAACACAACTCTTATTGATGCCGTTACTGGAGCTACTCCTCTTGGAGTCATTAAGGAGGGTTTGCAATTTGGAGAAACCATGACTGAAATTAGCACTAAAATACCTTCCACAATAAATATGCTTTTTGGTTTTACGGGAGGTTCATTAGGTGAAATGTCTGCATTGGCTTTACTTATCGGCGGACTATACCTAATAATTAGAAAAGTTATTTCTTGGCATATCCCTATAACATTATTAGTAACAACGGCAGTTTTTACTGGTGTTTTCTGGCTTATTGATCCAGAACACTACGCCAATCCTATCATTCATTTATTATCAGGGGGCATCATTCTAGGAGCATTTTTTATGGCTACAGATTTAGTAACAAGCCCAATGACAAAAAAAGGTATGATTGTATTTGCTTTAGGCATAGGAATTATTACCGTATTAATCCGGCTTTTTGGAGCTTACCCAGAAGGTATTTCGTTTGCTATTTTAATCATGAATGCTTTTGTGCCATTAATCAACAAGTATTTCAAACCTAGAAGATTTGGAACTAAAATAAAATCTAAAATCGTGTAA
- the rsxC gene encoding electron transport complex subunit RsxC produces MLKTFPKGGIHPTENKITSTVGIKKMTVPKVVYVPISQHIGIPAEIVVNIKDKVEIGQVIAKSGGFVSSNVHAPVAGTVTKLDLIIDTSGYKKQCIIIRTDAKNESNFEDIDYPLKTEITTEPKDILQKINDYGIVGLGGATFPSHVKLSIKEGTNLDHLIINGVECEPYLTADHRLMLEKAKEIIVGIKILMKALHINKSIIGIENNKKDAIEIFKKLTAEEKEIKVAALQVKYPQGGEKQLISALLNREVPKNGLPLDVGVIVHNVGTIFAIYQAIQHNKPLIERVVTVTGKKLENPSNYWVKIGTPIKDLVDEVGGLPEGTRKIVNGGPMMGKAIKNLDVPVTKGTSGILVIAEDEASRGEPKNCIRCGECVYVCPMGLEPHLLMNLSEKGMYEKASQEDIMTCIECGSCSYVCPSHRPLLDYIRFGKSIVKKLNTAKN; encoded by the coding sequence ATGCTTAAAACATTTCCTAAAGGTGGAATTCATCCCACAGAAAACAAAATTACATCTACTGTAGGCATCAAGAAAATGACAGTTCCTAAAGTTGTTTATGTACCCATTTCACAACACATAGGCATCCCTGCAGAAATAGTAGTTAATATTAAAGACAAGGTAGAAATAGGTCAAGTTATTGCTAAATCTGGTGGTTTTGTTTCCTCTAATGTACATGCTCCAGTAGCCGGAACCGTTACAAAGTTAGACCTTATAATTGACACTAGTGGTTATAAAAAACAATGTATTATTATACGAACAGATGCTAAAAATGAATCAAATTTTGAAGACATAGACTATCCTTTAAAAACAGAAATAACAACAGAACCGAAGGATATTTTACAAAAAATAAACGATTATGGTATTGTTGGGCTAGGAGGTGCTACGTTTCCATCACATGTAAAATTAAGTATTAAAGAAGGAACTAATTTAGATCACCTAATAATTAATGGCGTTGAATGCGAACCTTACTTAACTGCAGACCACAGATTAATGCTTGAAAAAGCTAAAGAAATTATAGTTGGCATAAAAATTTTAATGAAGGCTTTACATATTAATAAATCCATTATAGGCATTGAAAACAATAAAAAAGATGCTATTGAAATTTTTAAAAAACTTACTGCTGAAGAAAAAGAAATTAAAGTTGCTGCCTTACAGGTTAAATATCCACAAGGCGGCGAAAAACAACTGATAAGTGCCTTACTTAACCGAGAAGTTCCAAAAAACGGATTGCCTTTAGATGTTGGAGTTATCGTACATAATGTTGGGACTATTTTTGCCATATATCAAGCCATTCAACATAACAAACCCTTAATAGAACGTGTTGTAACTGTTACGGGGAAAAAATTAGAAAACCCTTCTAATTATTGGGTTAAAATTGGAACACCTATTAAAGATTTAGTTGATGAAGTTGGAGGTTTACCAGAAGGAACCCGTAAAATTGTAAATGGAGGTCCCATGATGGGAAAAGCCATAAAAAATCTTGACGTACCAGTTACAAAAGGAACCTCTGGAATTTTAGTTATAGCCGAAGATGAAGCTAGTAGAGGGGAGCCTAAAAATTGTATTCGTTGTGGTGAATGCGTATATGTTTGCCCTATGGGATTAGAACCACATCTTTTAATGAATTTATCAGAAAAAGGCATGTATGAAAAAGCATCACAAGAAGATATCATGACTTGTATTGAATGTGGCTCTTGTAGTTATGTATGTCCTTCGCATCGACCATTGTTAGATTATATCCGATTCGGAAAAAGCATCGTCAAAAAGTTAAATACTGCAAAAAATTAA
- a CDS encoding Fe-S cluster domain-containing protein, whose translation MSDSVLYSVFLLVSLGIIAAIVLYIVSKKFYVYENPLIEEVEDLLPAANCAGCGSPGCKAFAEKLVNTEDISDLFCPVGGNDVMKLVAEALGKEVAEKDPTLAVLRCQGGCDVRPKTTEYQGPRNCAISSLIYSGETDCQYGCLGDGDCVSVCKFDAMYMDESTGLPVIISDKCTSCGACVEACPRDIIEMRPRNKRDLKIFVGCLNEDKAGIAKKACDVACIGCSKCEDICPKDAVIMVNNLAYIDPIACTLCRKCVDVCPTHSIIETNFPPKKVKKAAPKVKANVQPEKSKTDA comes from the coding sequence ATGTCTGATTCTGTTTTATATAGTGTTTTTCTGTTAGTCTCTTTAGGAATAATTGCAGCCATTGTGCTGTATATAGTTTCTAAGAAATTTTATGTTTATGAAAACCCATTAATTGAAGAGGTTGAAGATTTATTACCTGCCGCTAATTGTGCAGGTTGTGGGTCTCCTGGTTGTAAAGCATTTGCTGAAAAACTTGTTAACACAGAAGATATATCAGACCTTTTCTGTCCCGTTGGAGGCAATGATGTTATGAAGCTTGTTGCTGAAGCATTAGGTAAAGAAGTTGCTGAAAAGGATCCCACATTAGCCGTTTTACGTTGTCAAGGTGGTTGTGATGTAAGACCCAAAACCACAGAATACCAAGGCCCTCGAAACTGTGCCATTTCATCATTAATTTATAGTGGAGAAACCGATTGCCAATACGGATGCTTAGGTGATGGGGATTGCGTTTCTGTTTGTAAGTTTGATGCCATGTACATGGATGAGTCTACGGGGTTACCTGTAATAATTTCAGATAAGTGTACATCTTGTGGTGCTTGCGTTGAAGCATGTCCAAGAGACATTATTGAAATGCGGCCTAGAAACAAGCGAGATTTAAAAATCTTTGTTGGTTGCTTAAATGAAGATAAAGCTGGTATTGCAAAAAAAGCATGTGATGTAGCATGTATAGGATGTTCTAAATGTGAGGACATATGCCCAAAAGATGCCGTAATTATGGTAAATAACTTGGCATATATTGACCCCATTGCTTGTACATTATGTAGAAAATGCGTTGACGTTTGTCCAACCCATTCTATCATAGAAACTAATTTTCCTCCAAAAAAAGTAAAAAAAGCAGCTCCAAAAGTTAAGGCAAATGTTCAACCTGAAAAATCGAAAACTGATGCTTAA
- a CDS encoding SoxR reducing system RseC family protein, translated as MGSHISDKNTFVHSGIISKIASNSVVVSLEQNVHCASCRAKAACGISESNTKEIEITNPTDSFKINENVNVVLKKTMGLKAVFWAYIFPFILMFCTLLITSTFLEEWVAGLWSIFILIPYYTILYFLKNTFKSAFKMTILKT; from the coding sequence ATGGGTTCACATATTTCTGATAAAAACACATTTGTTCATTCTGGGATTATTTCAAAAATAGCCAGTAACTCTGTTGTTGTGTCATTAGAGCAGAATGTACATTGCGCTTCGTGTCGTGCAAAAGCAGCCTGTGGAATTTCGGAATCTAATACCAAAGAAATAGAAATTACAAACCCAACTGATTCTTTTAAAATTAATGAAAATGTAAATGTTGTACTGAAAAAAACAATGGGATTAAAAGCCGTATTTTGGGCTTATATATTTCCTTTTATATTGATGTTTTGTACTTTATTAATTACTTCTACATTTTTAGAAGAATGGGTAGCAGGTCTATGGTCTATTTTTATACTAATACCCTATTATACAATACTTTACTTTTTAAAAAACACCTTTAAAAGTGCTTTTAAAATGACCATATTAAAAACGTAA
- a CDS encoding 2Fe-2S iron-sulfur cluster-binding protein: MADITIKITDREGVTHEVAAPTDMAMNLMEVVRSYELVPEGTIGVCGGMAMCASCQCYVTSDTELPEMSDDEEAMLSEAFDVKDNSRLGCQIQMTMELNGLEVELAPES, encoded by the coding sequence ATGGCAGATATTACAATAAAAATAACAGATAGAGAGGGGGTAACCCATGAAGTAGCAGCTCCAACTGACATGGCAATGAACCTTATGGAAGTGGTGAGATCTTATGAATTAGTGCCTGAAGGTACTATAGGTGTTTGTGGAGGTATGGCCATGTGTGCTTCTTGCCAATGTTATGTAACTAGTGACACTGAATTGCCTGAAATGAGTGATGATGAAGAAGCTATGCTGTCTGAAGCTTTTGATGTTAAAGATAATAGTCGTTTGGGTTGCCAGATACAAATGACTATGGAGTTAAATGGTCTTGAAGTAGAATTAGCACCTGAAAGTTAA